Proteins co-encoded in one Kribbella solani genomic window:
- a CDS encoding LacI family DNA-binding transcriptional regulator, giving the protein MTRRLAEVAKKVGVSEATVSRVLNGKPGVSEVTRESVLTALDVLGYERPTQLRGDRARLVGLVLPELRNPIFPAFAEVVAGALAQQGFTSLLCTRTLGGVSEADYVDLLLQQQVSGVVFAGGYYAQADAPHQHYELIQERKLPAVLVNAAVDHLGFPQVSSDDQVATEIAIGHLRALGHQRIGMVLGPRDHIPSRRKLAAFLATADADPELVEHAMFSLEGGHAAATKLVHRGVTGIVCASDTLALGAIRASRRTGLSVPEDVSVIGHDDSAMMNCTDPPLTTVRQPINAMGQAAVALLTALIERATVPPDELLFEPELIVRASTTRPRG; this is encoded by the coding sequence ATGACACGACGGCTCGCAGAGGTGGCCAAGAAGGTCGGCGTCAGCGAAGCCACCGTGAGCCGCGTCCTGAACGGGAAACCGGGCGTGTCCGAGGTGACCCGGGAGTCGGTGCTGACCGCGCTCGACGTGCTCGGGTACGAGCGCCCGACCCAGCTTCGCGGCGACCGGGCCAGGCTGGTCGGCCTGGTACTGCCCGAGCTGCGGAACCCGATCTTCCCCGCGTTCGCCGAGGTGGTCGCGGGAGCGCTCGCGCAACAGGGCTTCACGTCCCTGCTGTGTACGCGGACGCTCGGCGGCGTGTCCGAAGCGGACTACGTCGACCTGCTACTTCAGCAGCAGGTGTCCGGCGTCGTGTTCGCCGGCGGGTACTACGCGCAGGCGGACGCGCCGCATCAGCATTACGAGCTGATCCAGGAGCGCAAACTGCCGGCCGTACTGGTCAACGCGGCCGTCGACCACCTCGGGTTTCCGCAGGTCTCGTCGGATGATCAGGTGGCCACCGAGATCGCGATCGGTCACCTGCGGGCCCTTGGCCACCAGCGGATCGGGATGGTGCTCGGCCCCCGCGACCACATCCCGTCGCGACGCAAACTGGCCGCCTTCCTGGCCACCGCCGACGCCGACCCGGAGCTGGTCGAGCATGCGATGTTCTCCCTGGAAGGCGGCCACGCGGCCGCGACCAAACTGGTGCATCGCGGCGTCACCGGCATCGTCTGCGCCAGCGACACCCTCGCCCTCGGCGCGATCCGAGCGTCCCGCCGTACCGGCCTCTCCGTACCCGAGGACGTCTCGGTGATCGGGCACGACGACTCCGCGATGATGAACTGCACCGACCCACCCCTGACCACCGTCCGCCAGCCGATCAACGCCATGGGCCAAGCCGCCGTAGCCCTCCTCACCGCCCTGATCGAACGAGCCACCGTCCCACCCGACGAACTACTCTTCGAACCCGAACTGATCGTCCGAGCCTCCACCACCCGCCCCCGCGGCTAG